In a genomic window of Helianthus annuus cultivar XRQ/B chromosome 10, HanXRQr2.0-SUNRISE, whole genome shotgun sequence:
- the LOC110885661 gene encoding beta-galactosidase 16 isoform X2 — MEGQSIICSNAMRFFDALWINGQSIGRYWVSFKTPAGLPSQTWYNVPRSFLKLTANLLVLFEEEYANPLNISLDTVSIDKVCGRVSDSHPPRVNSREVSGHYQWRPTPRVRLRCPKKQIISKIVFASHGNPSGDCENYSIGKCHSSNSQQVVEKAYLGRR; from the exons ATGGAGGGG CAAAGCATAATCTGCAGCAATGCAATGCGATTCTTTGATGCGCTTTGGATCAATGGGCAAAGTATTGGAAGATATTGGGTCTCCTTTAAGACCCCTGCAGGATTACCTTCACAAACATG GTACAATGTACCTAGATCTTTCCTTAAACTGACTGCAAATCTACTAGTTTTGTTCGAGGAAGAATATGCAAACCCGTTAAACATTTCACTAGATACTGTTTCCATCGACAAAGTTTGTGGGCGTGTATCGGATTCACATCCTCCTAGGGTAAATTCAAGGGAAGTATCCGGTCACTATCAATGGAGACCGACGCCTAGAGTTCGCTTGCGGTGTCCTAAAAAACAAATTATCTCGAAGATTGTATTTGCAAGTCATGGTAACCCTTCAGGCGACTGCGAAAACTACTCCATTGGAAAATGTCATTCGTCTAATTCTCAACAAGTCGTTGAAAAG GCTTATTTGGGAAGAAGGTAA
- the LOC110885661 gene encoding uncharacterized protein LOC110885661 isoform X1, with translation MPTLGGIIFPFHYTWSKAVFGSTYIFENFKVSGGTIPRTTAAHHRESPPMSFTTTTRSSSRSSTSPFRSRKSSDPPPDTTRRTTKPQATKPSQPPPLSSSSSSSHKVKENVTVTARLRPLKYNVPRSFLKLTANLLVLFEEEYANPLNISLDTVSIDKVCGRVSDSHPPRVNSREVSGHYQWRPTPRVRLRCPKKQIISKIVFASHGNPSGDCENYSIGKCHSSNSQQVVEKAYLGRR, from the exons ATGCCCACACTTGGGGGCATTATTTTCCccttccactacacatggtctaaggcAGTCTTTGGTTCTACTTACATCTTTGAAAATTTCAAAGTTTCTGGAGGGACAATACCAAGGACGACGGCAGCACACCACCGTGAATCTCCACCAATGtcattcaccaccaccaccagatcTTCTTCAAGATCCTCCACCTCCCCCTTCCGCTCCCGAAAGTCATCGGACCCACCACCTGACACCACTCGCCGGACCACCAAACCCCAGGCAACTAAACCCTCTCAACCTCctccactttcttcttcttcttcttcttcacacaAAGTTAAAGAAAATGTCACTGTCACCGCCAGGCTTCGTCCCCTCAA GTACAATGTACCTAGATCTTTCCTTAAACTGACTGCAAATCTACTAGTTTTGTTCGAGGAAGAATATGCAAACCCGTTAAACATTTCACTAGATACTGTTTCCATCGACAAAGTTTGTGGGCGTGTATCGGATTCACATCCTCCTAGGGTAAATTCAAGGGAAGTATCCGGTCACTATCAATGGAGACCGACGCCTAGAGTTCGCTTGCGGTGTCCTAAAAAACAAATTATCTCGAAGATTGTATTTGCAAGTCATGGTAACCCTTCAGGCGACTGCGAAAACTACTCCATTGGAAAATGTCATTCGTCTAATTCTCAACAAGTCGTTGAAAAG GCTTATTTGGGAAGAAGGTAA